Genomic segment of Paenalkalicoccus suaedae:
TAACTTTAAAGAAGCATTGTCATTACTCTATTTTTTTGGTATCATTATGATGTTTTTTCGCATCAAAAATATGTGGGTTATTTTTAACTATCCACAGCTGTGTACAACTTTGTGGATAGTTATTAACGACACGTTTATACATTTATCCACAATCATGTGCATTTGGTTAATAAGCTAGTTTCTACTATATTACCTATTTTCCACAATGGCTGCGAATAATTTTTATTCATCCGTATTCATCGCCATTGTACAAACGTTATACAAATGAAGGTTTTTCCGCTAGCTGTACCACAACAGAGAAAAAGGGAGGGGAGTAAGTGGAGAATTTAAATGATTTATGGGAGCAAGCCTTACTTAAGATCGAAGAAAAGGTAAGTAAACCGAGCTACGATACGTGGTTTAAGTTTACGAAGGCTGACTCAATTGATCAGAGTTCAAACACGATCACTGTGATTGCGCCTAACGAATTTGCTCGTGACTGGCTTGAGAACAGATATTTCAATATTATTACCGATACGCTTCAGGAGCTCACTGGAGCAGAGCTTGAAGCAAAATTCATTTTACCTCGTGATGAGAATGAAGAAGAACTTGATATCTTAGAAAAAATGAAACAAAATCCTCCGCCAGAAGTGGATACGTACGAAGAAGCACCAAAGCATATGTTAAATCCGAAATACAAGTTTGATACCTTTGTAATCGGTAGCGGGAATCGCTTTGCGCACGCTGCCTCTTTAGCAGTAGCAGAAGCACCTGCAAAGGCATATAATCCGCTGTTTATTTATGGGGGAGTTGGACTCGGTAAAACACACTTAATGCACGCGATTGGTCACTATGTGATTGACCATAATCCAAATGCAAAAGTCGTGTATTTATCATCTGAGAAATTTACGAACGAGTTTATTAACTCGATTCGTGACAACAAAGCTGTGCATTTTCGCAATAAGTATCGAAATGTAGATGTACTTCTTATTGATGATATTCAGTTTTTAGCAGGAAAAGAACAAACGCAGGAGGAATTTTTCCATACGTTTAATTCCTTGCATGAAGAAAGAAAGCAAATTGTTATCTCAAGTGACAGACCTCCAAAAGAGATCCCGACGCTTGAAGATCGACTGCGCTCCCGCTTTGAATGGGGACTCATTACGGATATCACTCCGCCAGACCTGGAGACACGCATTGCAATTTTGCGTAAGAAAGCAAAGGCCGAGAACTTAGATATTCCAAACGAAGTCATGCTCTATATAGCAAATCAGATTGATACGAACATTCGTGAGCTTGAGGGAGCGCTTATTCGTGTAGTTGCGTACTCCTCACTGATTAATCAAGATATGAATGCTGATTTAGCTGCTGTAGCATTAAAGGACATCATTCCGAACTCAAAGCCAAAGGAAATTACTATTCCTGATATCCAGTCAGCTGTATGTGCGTCGTTTGGTATTAAGATGGAGGAGCTGAAAGCAAAGAAGCGCACTAAGACGGTCGCTTATCCAAGACAAATCGCTATGTATTTATCTAGAGAGATGACCGATCATTCTTTACCGAAAATTGGAGCGCAGTTTGGTGGACGAGATCATACAACTGTCATTCACGCACATGAAAAGATCTCTAGGCTCATGGCGACGGATCAGGAGCTACAGCAACAGGTAAAAGAAATCCGTGAGCAGCTCCGTGGATAGTGTGGATAAACGCACAGAAGTTATCAACACCTTATCCACATGTGAATAACCTGCCACACAAGGCTATTTCCTTAGTTATCCACAAATCAACAGGTATTACTACTAGTACTTCTAAAAAATCTTTAATTAATAACTAATAAAAACACACATTTAAAACTATTATTTGCAGGAGGAATTCGCTCATGAAATTTACGATCCAACGTGATCAATTTGTACAGAGCATTAACCATGTTTCGAAAGCAATCTCATCGAGAAGTACAATCCCAGTGCTCGCAGGAATTAAGATCGAAGCATACAAAGACGGAGTAACACTCACAGGAAGTGACTCTGACATTTCTATCGAGTCATTTATCCCAAGTGAAGTTGGTGATGAGCAGTTTGTAGAGATCGAGGAAGAAGGAACGACGGTCTTACAAGCACGATTCTTTGCGGAGATTGTGAAGAAGCTACCGGAAGCAACGGTTGAAATTCGCGTAAACGAACAAAACATTGCTCAGATTAGCTCTGGATCATCGGTATTTAATATTAACGGCATGAACGCAGACGAATATCCACGCTTACCGGAAATTGAAGAAGAGAACGTATTCCAGCTTAAAACGGATTTACTTAAAGCACTGATTAAGCAGACAGCCTTTGCTGTATCAACATCGGAAACAAGACCAGTTTTAACAGGAATTCACTGGTCTATGGAAGATGGCACACTAACGTGTACAGCGACAGATAGCCACCGTTTAGCAATGAGTGAAGCAAAAGTAGAATCCGAGGCCGCTGATCTTTCCTTCACAAACGTTGTTATTCCTGGAAAGAGCTTGAGTGAGCTAAGCAAAATCCTAGACGATAGCGAAGAACACATTGATATCGTTGTAACGAATAACCAGATCTTGTTTAAGGCGAAGAATCTATTATTCTTCTCTCGACTACTTGACGGAAATTATCCAGCGACGAAAAATATGATTCCGACTAACCAAAAGACGATGGTTCAGCTCGATGCGAAGAAATTACTTGCTGCGATTGAGCGTGCTCTTTTACTTTCAGACGCTAAGAACAATGTTGTGAATTTAAAGTCGATCGATGAAGAGCATCTAGAAATTACGTCTGTTACTCCTGAGGTCGGAAAAGTAACAGAGGATGTTACTAGCCTGAAGTTTGAAGGAGAAGAGCTACGCATTGCCTTTAACGGTAAAAATATTATTGACGCATTACGAGTTATTGAATCTTCCGAAGTAGCAATCCAATTTACTGGCGCAATGAGCCCGTTTATTATGCGTCCGGCAGATCGTGATTACATGCTTCACCTGTTTTCACCAGTACGCACGTACTAATAAATCCTGCACTATCACACCTGTAAGGAATGGAGAAATCCTATCCTTGCAGGTGTTTTTTAAGTTGGGGGAAGCTGTAAAAATGTGTATTGGCTTATTTGCTCAATTTTTAGTACAATATAGTATGAGTAGTTTTGTGCGTATTACAGAGAAAGCGAGTTGAAAGCAGCATGGAAGAGATCATTACGGTGCGAGGCGATTATATAACGTTAGGACAAGCGCTAAAGGAAGCTGCTATTATCCCGTCAGGCGGAGCAGCAAAGGCCTTTTTAGCGGATATACCAGTTTGGGTGAATGAAGAGGCAGAAAATCGCCGAGGACGAAAGCTCTACCCAGGAGACGTTGTCACGATTGAGGACATGGGTTCTTTATCGATTGTCTCTGAAGATGCGTGAGGAATTTACGTGCATATTGATCAATTAACGCTAAAGGATTATCGCAACTATGATTCTCTCACGTTAGAATTTCATAATCGCGTCAATGTGATCCTTGGCGAGAACGCCCAAGGGAAAACAAACCTGATGGAATCTATTTATGTACTTGCATTAGCCAAGTCTCATCGAACTCCTAGAGATAAGGAGTTAATTCGGTGGGATCAGGATTTTGCACGTGTAAGCGGATCATTTACCAACAGGCACGGTCCTTTGCAAATGGACGTGATTTTTTCCGGGCGAGGGAAAAAGGTAAAGTTAAATCACGTGGAAAAGAAGCGGCTTAGCGACTATATCGGAGCTTGTAATATCGTGATGTTTGCACCCGAGGATTTAACCTTAGTCAAAGGTAGTCCGCAGGTGAGGAGACGCTTTCTAGATCTTGAAATGGGGCAAATACACCCCATTTATCTGTATCATCTCTCGCAATACCACAAAATATTAAAGCAACGGAATCAGTGGTTAAAAGAAGTACGTGAGCACAAACGCAAAAACGACCCCGCATTTCTCGGAGTCATAACAGACCAGCTCATACAAGCAGCAGCCGAGGTATTACTCCGTCGCTTTGCTTTTCTTAAAAAGCTTCAGGAATGGGCGGCGCCAATTCATCATGAAATTAGCCGAGGCAGTGAGCAACTAGAAGTAACGTATGTTGCATCATGCGATGTATCAGCGGATATGAATATACCAACACTAGTAAAGACGCTACGCG
This window contains:
- the dnaA gene encoding chromosomal replication initiator protein DnaA, yielding MENLNDLWEQALLKIEEKVSKPSYDTWFKFTKADSIDQSSNTITVIAPNEFARDWLENRYFNIITDTLQELTGAELEAKFILPRDENEEELDILEKMKQNPPPEVDTYEEAPKHMLNPKYKFDTFVIGSGNRFAHAASLAVAEAPAKAYNPLFIYGGVGLGKTHLMHAIGHYVIDHNPNAKVVYLSSEKFTNEFINSIRDNKAVHFRNKYRNVDVLLIDDIQFLAGKEQTQEEFFHTFNSLHEERKQIVISSDRPPKEIPTLEDRLRSRFEWGLITDITPPDLETRIAILRKKAKAENLDIPNEVMLYIANQIDTNIRELEGALIRVVAYSSLINQDMNADLAAVALKDIIPNSKPKEITIPDIQSAVCASFGIKMEELKAKKRTKTVAYPRQIAMYLSREMTDHSLPKIGAQFGGRDHTTVIHAHEKISRLMATDQELQQQVKEIREQLRG
- the dnaN gene encoding DNA polymerase III subunit beta, which translates into the protein MKFTIQRDQFVQSINHVSKAISSRSTIPVLAGIKIEAYKDGVTLTGSDSDISIESFIPSEVGDEQFVEIEEEGTTVLQARFFAEIVKKLPEATVEIRVNEQNIAQISSGSSVFNINGMNADEYPRLPEIEEENVFQLKTDLLKALIKQTAFAVSTSETRPVLTGIHWSMEDGTLTCTATDSHRLAMSEAKVESEAADLSFTNVVIPGKSLSELSKILDDSEEHIDIVVTNNQILFKAKNLLFFSRLLDGNYPATKNMIPTNQKTMVQLDAKKLLAAIERALLLSDAKNNVVNLKSIDEEHLEITSVTPEVGKVTEDVTSLKFEGEELRIAFNGKNIIDALRVIESSEVAIQFTGAMSPFIMRPADRDYMLHLFSPVRTY
- the yaaA gene encoding S4 domain-containing protein YaaA, with the translated sequence MEEIITVRGDYITLGQALKEAAIIPSGGAAKAFLADIPVWVNEEAENRRGRKLYPGDVVTIEDMGSLSIVSEDA
- the recF gene encoding DNA replication/repair protein RecF (All proteins in this family for which functions are known are DNA-binding proteins that assist the filamentation of RecA onto DNA for the initiation of recombination or recombinational repair.), with amino-acid sequence MHIDQLTLKDYRNYDSLTLEFHNRVNVILGENAQGKTNLMESIYVLALAKSHRTPRDKELIRWDQDFARVSGSFTNRHGPLQMDVIFSGRGKKVKLNHVEKKRLSDYIGACNIVMFAPEDLTLVKGSPQVRRRFLDLEMGQIHPIYLYHLSQYHKILKQRNQWLKEVREHKRKNDPAFLGVITDQLIQAAAEVLLRRFAFLKKLQEWAAPIHHEISRGSEQLEVTYVASCDVSADMNIPTLVKTLREAFSEVEEKELRRGTTQLGPHRDDLAFFVNGRDIQTFGSQGQQRTTALSLKLAEIELIHEKTSEYPILLLDDVLSELDDHRQTHLLNAIKGKVQTFVTTTSVDGIDHSMMQEADTFYVTEGSIERRE